GGCGAATGTTGAGTGAATAGGCGAAAAGGAAAAAATATTATTTGTATAAGCATATGCCGTGATGGCTTGAACTCATGCACGCCAATGTGTTACATGCTGCTCAACGATCTGTAAAAATTCGCTAAGAGCCGGGGATTTCCACTTTTTCGTGTGATAAGCGACCTGAGTAGCCACCTGCTGTTCACTGTCATCCCAGGCTAAACGCGCCATTTTACCTTCTCGCAGCTCATTTTGTACCGTTACTAGCGGGAGCAACGCAATACCCAGCCCAGCCATGACACACTGCTTGATGGCTTCAATACTCCAAAATTCCAGGCTAGGGTCTGAAAAAATACCGTGTTTATTCAGATACTGCTCAAAAAGGATACGGTACGTACATCCTGCCTCTGTATGCAAAATGGTTTCATCCTTCAAGTCGGCAGGCTCTACCTGGGTATAGGTAACCAGCGAATGCTCGAGTGGCGCAACCAAGGCCATCGGCTCGTGAATAAGCGTGGTGACATTCAGTTCTCTATCCTCTGTCTCGGGCTGAAGCAAAAAAGCCAAATCCAGCTCACCGGAACGGATCAAATCGCGTAATTCCCAGCATTCGCCGGGTTTGAGGACAATTTTAACCTTCGGATACCGCTCCCTGTACTCA
The Paenibacillus peoriae DNA segment above includes these coding regions:
- a CDS encoding LysR family transcriptional regulator, whose translation is MESRHLFTFLNVVEAGSFTRAARILDYAQSSITAQIQTLETELGTPLFDRIGKKIMLTDAGRRLLPYAQEISKMHAMAKDALRSETELAGTLKIGAPESLAAFRLPSLIREYRERYPKVKIVLKPGECWELRDLIRSGELDLAFLLQPETEDRELNVTTLIHEPMALVAPLEHSLVTYTQVEPADLKDETILHTEAGCTYRILFEQYLNKHGIFSDPSLEFWSIEAIKQCVMAGLGIALLPLVTVQNELREGKMARLAWDDSEQQVATQVAYHTKKWKSPALSEFLQIVEQHVTHWRA